The following coding sequences lie in one Kamptonema formosum PCC 6407 genomic window:
- a CDS encoding two-component system response regulator: MDGNQAGIVQEDILIVDDNPDNLRLLSKMLTKKGYHVRKALNGQMALTAAQAVVPDLVLLDIMMPEMDGYEVCTHLKADPKTAEIPVIFLSALSDAFDKVKAFAVGGADYVAKPFQLAEVLARVQNQLALRAAELEKKQLNYQLEERVKERTHQLEAANSELKREIGERKLLEEQLLKMALHDALTGLPNRVLFMERLVQALNCSKEVKGYQFAVLFLDCDRFKVINDSLGHPVGDELLIALARRLEKSLHPKNTLARLGGDEFAVLIVDIENITTATQSAERILQRLALPFQLKRYEVFINASIGIAVGNFNYEQPEHLLRDADTAMYRAKNLGKGQYQIFDPAMHDAALKVLQLENDLRRAVNQQEFIVYYQPIVALNTGRIFGFEALVRWQHPQKGLVSPALFIPAAEETGLINSIGKWVLGEACRQLRLWDREKVADYPLTMSVNLSVRQFAQPDLIEQIDQILTQTQLNPKFLKLEITESAIMENAKSAAVILQKLRERHIQLSIDDFGTGYSSLSYLHSFPVDNLKIDRSFVQRLDGKAENMGLISAIMSISQALGMNAIAEGIETQEQLAQLRSLNCPFGQGYLFSKPLEATAATNLILSAPRW; encoded by the coding sequence ATGGATGGGAATCAGGCTGGCATCGTCCAAGAAGATATCTTAATTGTTGACGACAACCCAGACAATTTGCGCCTTCTCTCTAAAATGCTGACTAAAAAGGGATATCACGTTCGCAAGGCATTAAACGGGCAAATGGCATTAACAGCCGCGCAAGCTGTTGTGCCGGATCTAGTTTTGCTCGATATTATGATGCCAGAAATGGATGGCTATGAAGTTTGTACGCATTTGAAAGCCGATCCGAAAACAGCGGAAATTCCTGTGATTTTTTTGAGTGCGCTGAGCGATGCTTTTGATAAAGTAAAAGCCTTTGCCGTAGGAGGTGCTGATTACGTTGCGAAGCCATTTCAACTTGCAGAAGTGTTAGCTCGCGTCCAAAATCAACTTGCACTTAGAGCCGCAGAACTAGAAAAAAAACAACTAAATTATCAATTGGAAGAGCGAGTAAAAGAGCGCACTCACCAACTAGAAGCAGCTAATTCTGAACTGAAGCGGGAGATAGGCGAACGGAAACTCTTAGAGGAGCAACTGCTAAAAATGGCGCTCCATGATGCCCTCACTGGTTTGCCCAACCGAGTGTTATTTATGGAACGTTTAGTACAAGCTCTTAATTGTTCAAAAGAAGTTAAAGGCTATCAGTTTGCAGTGCTATTTTTAGACTGCGATCGCTTTAAAGTTATTAATGATTCTCTTGGTCATCCCGTTGGCGACGAACTGCTAATTGCCCTCGCTCGCCGTTTAGAAAAATCTCTCCATCCCAAAAATACCCTAGCTCGATTGGGGGGCGATGAATTTGCAGTTTTGATCGTGGATATTGAAAATATTACTACTGCCACCCAGTCAGCAGAACGCATACTTCAGAGACTTGCTTTGCCGTTTCAACTTAAAAGGTATGAAGTTTTTATTAATGCCAGTATTGGGATTGCTGTAGGTAATTTTAATTACGAACAGCCAGAGCATTTATTGCGGGATGCGGATACCGCAATGTATCGAGCTAAGAATTTAGGCAAAGGTCAGTATCAAATTTTCGATCCAGCAATGCACGATGCTGCTCTTAAAGTTTTGCAGCTAGAAAATGACCTCCGTAGAGCTGTCAACCAACAGGAGTTTATTGTCTACTATCAGCCAATTGTTGCTCTAAATACCGGCAGAATTTTTGGATTTGAGGCGCTGGTGCGGTGGCAGCATCCTCAAAAAGGTCTAGTTTCTCCTGCCCTATTTATTCCCGCAGCAGAAGAAACTGGTTTGATTAATTCTATTGGCAAGTGGGTTTTGGGGGAAGCTTGTCGCCAGTTGCGTCTATGGGATCGGGAAAAAGTCGCTGACTATCCTTTAACGATGAGTGTTAATCTTTCAGTACGGCAATTTGCACAGCCAGATTTAATTGAGCAAATTGACCAAATTTTGACCCAAACACAACTTAATCCCAAGTTTCTCAAATTGGAGATTACAGAAAGTGCTATTATGGAAAATGCTAAATCTGCTGCGGTTATTCTCCAAAAACTCCGAGAACGGCACATTCAATTGAGTATCGATGACTTCGGCACGGGTTATTCTTCCCTGAGTTACCTACATTCTTTTCCTGTTGACAATTTAAAAATTGACCGCTCTTTTGTGCAACGTTTGGATGGAAAAGCGGAAAATATGGGGTTGATATCAGCAATTATGAGTATTAGTCAGGCTTTGGGAATGAATGCGATTGCAGAAGGAATTGAAACCCAAGAACAGTTAGCCCAACTTAGAAGTTTAAATTGCCCTTTTGGTCAGGGGTATCTATTTTCTAAACCTTTGGAAGCAACAGCAGCAACAAATTTAATTCTATCGGCTCCTCGGTGGTAA
- a CDS encoding hybrid sensor histidine kinase/response regulator: MTKTADILIVDDTPDNIRFLSSLLVEQGYNVRKALNGKMALTAVKAVLPDLILLDINMPGMNGYEVCEHLKNDAKTSAVPVIFLSALDGVVDKVKAFQIGGVDYITKPFQLEEILARIQSQLKIKTLQTKLQVQNAQLESALEELKHTQLQLVQKEKMIGLGVLAAGIAHEINNPINFISGNINHARQYIINLLKLIALYKEAYPTPTTNIQEVIDEIDLDFLVPDLEQLLDSMQKGTDRIRTTILALRIFSRLDESDIKAVDIHQGIDSTLLLLEHRLKPEGKSSAIQVIKEYGNLPLVTCYASQLNQVFFNLLSNAIDALESKDEQDNSKSSVPTIWITTELSNAVTITIRIKDNGVGIADEVKSQLFDPFFTTKSVGKGSGLGLLTSYQIIVEKHKGQITCHSSLGSGAEFKVDIPVKVLTVNG, translated from the coding sequence ATGACTAAAACTGCTGACATTCTAATTGTTGATGATACGCCCGATAATATTCGGTTTTTATCTTCTCTGTTGGTAGAACAAGGATATAATGTTCGTAAAGCCCTCAATGGGAAAATGGCATTGACCGCAGTTAAAGCGGTTTTACCCGATTTAATATTGTTAGATATTAATATGCCCGGTATGAATGGTTATGAGGTGTGCGAACATCTCAAAAATGATGCTAAAACTTCTGCTGTCCCTGTGATTTTTTTAAGTGCTTTGGATGGTGTAGTAGATAAAGTTAAAGCTTTTCAGATAGGTGGTGTAGACTATATCACTAAGCCTTTTCAACTTGAAGAAATTTTAGCGAGAATTCAAAGCCAACTTAAGATTAAAACTCTTCAAACTAAACTGCAAGTGCAGAATGCACAGCTCGAATCAGCATTGGAAGAACTAAAACATACTCAATTACAACTGGTTCAGAAAGAAAAAATGATCGGTTTGGGTGTGTTAGCGGCAGGGATAGCTCACGAAATAAACAATCCAATTAACTTTATTTCTGGTAATATTAATCATGCTCGTCAATATATTATAAACTTATTAAAGTTGATTGCTCTTTATAAAGAAGCTTACCCCACTCCGACGACGAATATTCAGGAAGTTATTGATGAGATAGATTTAGACTTTCTGGTTCCTGACTTGGAACAACTCCTAGATTCGATGCAAAAGGGTACGGATCGCATCCGCACAACAATTCTTGCTTTACGGATTTTCTCTCGTTTGGACGAGTCAGATATTAAAGCTGTAGATATTCACCAAGGAATTGACAGCACTCTACTATTGTTAGAGCATCGCTTGAAGCCAGAGGGGAAATCATCGGCGATTCAAGTTATTAAAGAATATGGAAATTTACCATTAGTTACTTGTTATGCTAGTCAGCTCAATCAGGTATTTTTCAATTTATTAAGTAATGCTATTGATGCTTTAGAGTCAAAGGATGAGCAAGATAACTCTAAATCTTCAGTACCCACAATTTGGATTACCACAGAGTTAAGTAATGCAGTCACTATTACTATTAGAATTAAAGACAACGGCGTGGGGATTGCCGATGAGGTCAAATCTCAGTTATTCGATCCATTTTTTACCACTAAATCAGTAGGAAAAGGCAGCGGACTAGGGTTATTAACAAGTTATCAAATTATCGTGGAGAAGCACAAAGGGCAGATAACTTGTCACTCTTCCTTGGGAAGTGGTGCAGAGTTTAAAGTCGATATTCCAGTGAAGGTGTTAACAGTTAATGGTTAA
- a CDS encoding DoxX family protein translates to MKNQKELWRVILAVSLTVVGVLHFVSWDQFVRIVPPQLPYPKELVYISGFFEILGGIGLLVPPVSRAAAWGLIALFIAVFPANINMAVNNIPIDGIPQNQLLYWLRLPFQAVFIYWAWLYTQPDEDRPRASIIPYGTEDAK, encoded by the coding sequence ATGAAAAACCAAAAAGAACTCTGGCGAGTCATTCTAGCAGTATCCTTGACTGTTGTAGGAGTGCTACACTTTGTATCATGGGATCAATTTGTCCGAATTGTACCGCCGCAACTTCCCTACCCCAAAGAATTAGTTTATATCAGTGGTTTCTTCGAGATTCTAGGAGGAATTGGGCTGTTAGTTCCGCCAGTGAGCCGTGCCGCAGCGTGGGGCTTAATTGCCCTCTTTATTGCCGTATTTCCCGCCAATATTAATATGGCAGTTAACAATATTCCCATAGATGGAATTCCCCAAAATCAACTATTGTACTGGCTAAGGCTGCCTTTCCAAGCTGTCTTTATTTACTGGGCGTGGCTATACACTCAACCTGATGAAGATCGGCCCCGTGCTTCAATTATTCCCTACGGCACTGAAGATGCAAAATGA
- a CDS encoding DUF4385 domain-containing protein — MKKFDYSLDFKTLNFREHPELYRVGKGEQGVLLVEPYKGEILPYWRFKTPEIARESSNKIYSMFLEYLEQEDFVGADMARKFLQMGYTRSRRYANHKSGKKYKSNPQKESSAEAEMLARKDILPLEIDVVKAESAVIFKEKWILAKTNEKYLQLLAKHTVAFS; from the coding sequence ATGAAAAAGTTTGATTATTCTCTGGATTTCAAAACCCTCAATTTTCGAGAACATCCTGAGCTTTATCGCGTTGGTAAAGGGGAGCAGGGAGTGCTATTGGTGGAACCTTACAAAGGAGAAATTCTGCCTTATTGGAGATTTAAAACTCCTGAAATTGCGAGGGAATCTAGCAATAAAATCTACTCCATGTTTTTAGAGTATTTGGAACAGGAGGATTTTGTAGGAGCGGATATGGCTCGCAAGTTTTTGCAGATGGGCTATACCCGCTCCCGCCGCTATGCTAATCATAAAAGCGGGAAAAAATATAAGTCAAATCCTCAGAAGGAAAGCTCTGCTGAAGCGGAAATGTTAGCAAGAAAAGATATATTGCCTCTGGAAATAGATGTGGTAAAAGCGGAATCGGCGGTTATTTTTAAAGAGAAATGGATACTGGCAAAAACTAACGAAAAGTATCTTCAGCTTTTAGCAAAACATACAGTAGCTTTCAGTTAA
- a CDS encoding MBL fold metallo-hydrolase produces MTSQIDTLSTSSTSSNFKFTLVGHIESREGTNYLVCRQDTKFPVSSLPALYSSEVMLWEAIPSTDSTGQISNLTLLNFSKVNLKENQEDKCLLSGRIVQLGKKYNFVQIKVTRPGEKILKVTLLSPDRRMKVGHLWEIIAVRQGAFLHVQSGSLIEETHNSLDEALPILASQNQQSGKSEGELAIANLTEENGFPAISLEPQSTDLLIVTPGDNQPLVSAKNNVSPPTEAAILALIAETQLEDWNLDTPKLRSNKTWEWEAFHPLTQQRARVKIVGNKKPRVYQYPLTSKEDSNLAENTHLVVTPLGAARGIGASCFRIEIGPYEVVLDCGSRPKGYDPLPALEYLNNPDLLIVSHAHLDHLGAVPVFHNRYPGVRIICTQGTREIAHIMLRDCLKVQSLNEDSTPLFDDVDLERTLFRLETQPVGVDFEPLPGLKVRFINAGHILGAACIYMTCGERSLIYTGDYNTTSSRTTTGLRLADLPQADILITESTYGGDTHPGRKTQETALIDAIAEVVKSGGNVLIPAFALGRAQEILLAIRTSTTFHTLKVPVYVDGLVRSVTETFRDNLDLLPDSVKNFVKQCNREPFFDLNGMPPIIPIGNPKERPLAMAKPSVIVASSGMLSGGASVYYAKTLLERENAAIFISGYTDEESPGRLLQNLAVGDEIELDGKKITVKAQIKRFNLSAHADKIGLTQVINKVNPKHLILIHGCGNALHSLADSGDLKSKHYIHIPNVGERVEYGQAPEHISKSQIAKIELPQEFEVSVEAEVEGAWLQIPLEVVENDPRWQLLASSGMLKAAWEGYHLKLSPITQRNLSIQKVMDDAVSKGENCCAVCKFYEKGYCKGEESSLFEFQVDPSGICGEFSSNS; encoded by the coding sequence ATGACTTCACAAATAGATACTCTCTCTACTTCCTCTACTTCCTCCAACTTTAAGTTCACTCTCGTTGGACATATCGAGTCGAGAGAAGGAACAAATTATCTAGTATGCCGACAGGATACTAAATTTCCTGTTAGTTCGCTGCCAGCATTATATTCCTCTGAAGTTATGTTGTGGGAAGCGATACCCAGTACCGATTCGACTGGTCAGATTTCCAATCTAACTTTGTTAAATTTCTCGAAAGTTAATCTCAAGGAAAATCAAGAAGATAAATGCTTGTTATCGGGGCGAATTGTACAGCTAGGTAAGAAATACAATTTTGTTCAGATTAAGGTAACTAGACCAGGGGAGAAAATATTAAAAGTTACCTTACTATCTCCAGATCGTCGCATGAAAGTGGGTCATTTATGGGAGATAATTGCTGTCCGTCAAGGAGCCTTCCTGCACGTTCAATCAGGTAGCCTGATTGAGGAAACGCATAATTCTTTAGATGAAGCTTTACCTATTTTAGCATCTCAAAATCAGCAATCTGGTAAGTCAGAGGGCGAGTTAGCGATCGCTAATCTTACAGAAGAAAATGGATTTCCTGCTATCTCTTTAGAGCCACAATCTACCGATTTACTAATTGTAACTCCTGGAGATAATCAGCCGCTAGTTTCTGCTAAAAATAATGTTTCTCCTCCCACTGAAGCCGCAATCTTGGCCTTAATTGCAGAAACTCAACTTGAAGATTGGAACCTAGACACGCCCAAGCTACGTTCAAATAAAACATGGGAATGGGAGGCTTTTCACCCCTTAACTCAACAGCGGGCAAGAGTCAAGATTGTTGGCAACAAAAAACCCCGCGTTTATCAGTACCCGCTGACTTCTAAAGAAGACTCAAATCTAGCTGAGAATACTCACTTAGTGGTTACGCCTCTCGGAGCAGCTAGAGGGATTGGGGCTTCATGTTTTCGCATAGAAATAGGGCCTTATGAGGTGGTTTTAGATTGCGGTTCGCGTCCGAAAGGTTACGATCCTTTACCTGCATTAGAGTATCTAAATAATCCCGATTTGTTAATAGTTTCTCACGCGCATTTAGACCATTTGGGTGCTGTGCCTGTATTCCATAACCGCTATCCCGGCGTGCGGATAATTTGCACTCAGGGGACTAGAGAAATTGCTCACATTATGTTGCGGGATTGTTTGAAGGTACAATCTCTGAATGAAGATTCTACGCCACTTTTTGACGATGTAGATTTGGAGCGTACTTTATTTAGATTAGAAACGCAACCTGTAGGGGTTGATTTTGAACCTTTGCCGGGATTAAAAGTAAGATTTATCAATGCAGGTCACATTTTAGGAGCTGCGTGTATTTATATGACTTGCGGAGAGCGATCGCTAATTTATACTGGTGATTATAATACCACTTCTAGCCGCACTACTACTGGATTGCGGTTAGCTGACTTGCCACAAGCAGATATTTTAATTACAGAATCTACTTACGGGGGGGATACTCACCCTGGTAGAAAAACTCAAGAAACAGCGTTAATTGATGCGATTGCAGAAGTAGTTAAATCAGGCGGAAACGTGCTAATTCCTGCCTTCGCCTTGGGGAGAGCACAAGAAATTTTATTAGCTATTCGCACTAGCACTACGTTCCATACTTTAAAGGTTCCCGTTTACGTTGATGGTTTAGTGCGAAGCGTCACTGAAACTTTTAGAGATAACCTAGACCTTTTGCCGGATTCAGTAAAGAACTTTGTGAAACAATGCAATCGAGAACCGTTTTTTGATTTGAATGGAATGCCACCAATTATTCCTATTGGCAATCCCAAAGAACGCCCCTTAGCAATGGCTAAACCCAGCGTTATTGTTGCCAGTTCCGGGATGTTGAGCGGCGGTGCATCGGTATATTATGCTAAAACTTTGTTAGAGAGAGAAAATGCAGCTATTTTCATATCAGGCTACACGGATGAAGAATCACCCGGCAGACTTTTGCAGAACTTAGCTGTTGGAGATGAAATTGAGTTAGATGGCAAGAAAATTACTGTCAAAGCGCAAATTAAAAGATTCAATTTGTCCGCTCATGCTGATAAAATAGGGTTGACGCAAGTCATTAATAAAGTGAACCCAAAACACCTGATTTTGATTCACGGTTGCGGTAATGCTTTGCACTCTCTGGCAGATTCGGGAGATTTAAAATCGAAGCATTATATTCATATTCCTAATGTCGGGGAGCGAGTAGAATATGGACAAGCACCAGAACATATTTCTAAATCGCAAATTGCCAAGATTGAACTACCTCAAGAGTTTGAGGTAAGTGTAGAAGCAGAAGTAGAAGGAGCTTGGTTACAAATTCCTTTGGAAGTAGTGGAAAACGATCCTCGGTGGCAATTGTTGGCAAGTAGTGGGATGCTGAAAGCTGCTTGGGAAGGCTATCATTTGAAATTGAGTCCAATTACACAGAGAAATTTATCAATTCAGAAGGTGATGGATGATGCTGTTAGTAAGGGAGAAAATTGTTGTGCAGTTTGTAAGTTTTATGAGAAAGGATACTGCAAAGGGGAAGAAAGTTCGCTGTTTGAATTTCAAGTAGATCCCTCTGGAATTTGTGGAGAATTTAGCAGTAATAGTTAA